In Sphingobium sp. Cam5-1, the following proteins share a genomic window:
- a CDS encoding helix-turn-helix transcriptional regulator produces the protein MMSDDTAFADLLQTLYGGLTRSPPWEDFLRALAAITKTAFATLLIGRGSAGIDAHVTPGADPERTQEYQRISQADPFVGLPEGQVVSFRDFVHHVPARFRDWLDVARSSEILGVDLHRLPDIAVRLRLTRDEGQPQFGDAERELLERLIPHLRIALDLHARLTSTQAESQLFSSAMAGLAVATLILDREGRILRRNTLATYMLEEGSVIAEQHGKLEPRTGSSTATINRILSSPPPLGEEILFEIASAVGQPLHARARAIPSSAYGDGAWIALFIADPSRPAGPSEELLRERFHLTRAEAGLALHLAHGATLADAADALGIAYNTTRSHLRAIFAKTNTHRQVELITLLRSIGSESEI, from the coding sequence ATGATGAGCGACGATACCGCCTTTGCCGACCTGTTGCAGACGCTTTACGGCGGGCTGACGCGATCACCGCCGTGGGAGGATTTTCTGCGAGCCTTGGCGGCGATCACCAAGACGGCCTTCGCCACGCTGCTGATCGGGCGGGGGAGTGCCGGGATCGATGCCCATGTCACGCCGGGCGCGGACCCGGAACGCACGCAGGAATATCAGCGCATCTCGCAGGCCGATCCCTTCGTCGGCCTGCCGGAAGGGCAAGTCGTTTCCTTTCGTGATTTCGTGCACCATGTCCCGGCGCGCTTCCGCGATTGGCTGGACGTGGCGCGCAGCAGCGAAATTCTGGGCGTAGACCTGCATCGTCTGCCTGATATCGCCGTCCGGCTGCGCCTGACACGGGACGAAGGCCAGCCGCAATTTGGTGATGCCGAAAGGGAATTGCTCGAACGGCTGATCCCGCACCTGCGCATCGCGCTCGACCTTCACGCGCGGCTCACGAGCACGCAGGCGGAAAGCCAGCTGTTCAGCAGTGCCATGGCGGGTCTGGCGGTGGCGACCCTGATCCTTGATCGGGAAGGCCGCATTCTGCGCCGCAACACGCTCGCCACGTATATGCTGGAAGAAGGCAGCGTCATTGCTGAGCAGCACGGCAAGCTTGAGCCAAGGACGGGTTCCAGCACTGCCACGATCAACCGCATCCTTTCCTCCCCGCCGCCACTGGGCGAGGAAATCCTGTTCGAGATCGCCTCTGCCGTCGGGCAGCCGTTGCATGCGCGGGCGCGGGCCATCCCTTCCTCCGCCTATGGCGACGGGGCCTGGATCGCCCTGTTCATCGCGGACCCCAGCCGTCCCGCCGGTCCATCGGAAGAACTTTTGCGCGAGCGCTTTCACCTCACGCGGGCGGAAGCCGGACTCGCTCTCCACCTCGCCCACGGAGCCACGCTGGCGGACGCCGCCGACGCTTTGGGCATCGCCTACAACACGACGCGATCCCATCTGCGCGCGATATTTGCCAAGACCAACACGCATCGGCAGGTCGAGCTGATCACGCTGCTGCGTTCCATCGGCAGCGAGTCTGAAATCTGA
- a CDS encoding TonB-dependent receptor → MRKTLYPIVSLIALAAPGAALSQTAAAGADAASDSDIVVTARRREERLQDVPIAVSAVDASALDSRGLDNVTQISQIAPNIQFTPGQGGNSGGIAPFIRGVGENDFIITSDPAVGVYIDGVYVARTFGATTELLGIDRIEVLRGPQGTLFGKNTVGGAINIVSAVPQGERKIEADLRYGSFNTVRGRVYAETPLSDSWSLGVAALGEFGEGWQKIPSGDNLGNRNVVAGKLALHYDGEGLDAVLQVDGLHRRQHSAPHSMIAFTPTFFSILQSTFIAPCCTVPGDIDRTDSNPELNKDQTDAVNASLTLTKDLGGATLKSITAYRYVDALFGRDGDASSAVNYAGDIHDERARQISQELQLSLDLGGRGTLLLGAFAYREKTRDNTRLIVADGLFDALVAAGLDPFPIAPNFSIPASSLDFNIDFRNRQRTDNLALFANGNYELTDGLSLELGARYTWEKKKFSQSAIRIYSGEPLLAGTPSYTLEKSWDAFTPRASLSYKFRPNLMAYASYSRGFRSGGFNGRPTSLEEIGSYDPEHLTSYEAGVKAGFGRIATINLAVFRNEYRDQQILVSTLSPTGLIVVRNENAGRSRIQGIEVEGAFKVSPRFTVTGALGLLDAKYLEYVSIINNVPTDVSNRKLKQAPDITANASAVYQAPLSDNVEGVLRLDAAYKSQVFVDAENTPLLRQPDHAILNASAELRFADSGLSVRVGVDNITDRRIITAGYDASTSFGFTEAYYSPPRRYSVTLALRR, encoded by the coding sequence ATGCGCAAGACGCTATATCCGATCGTATCGCTGATCGCTCTGGCCGCACCGGGGGCCGCGCTGTCGCAAACGGCAGCGGCGGGAGCAGACGCCGCCAGCGACAGTGACATCGTCGTAACGGCCCGCCGCCGCGAAGAACGGTTGCAGGATGTGCCGATCGCGGTGAGCGCGGTAGATGCTTCGGCTCTCGACAGCCGCGGCCTCGACAATGTGACGCAGATCAGCCAGATCGCGCCCAATATCCAGTTCACGCCGGGCCAGGGCGGCAATAGCGGTGGCATCGCGCCCTTTATTCGGGGCGTCGGCGAAAATGACTTCATCATCACGTCCGATCCGGCGGTCGGCGTCTATATTGATGGCGTCTATGTCGCCCGCACATTTGGCGCGACGACCGAGTTGCTGGGCATCGACCGCATCGAAGTGCTGCGCGGGCCACAGGGCACGCTGTTCGGCAAGAATACGGTCGGCGGCGCGATCAACATCGTGTCGGCGGTGCCGCAAGGCGAGCGGAAGATCGAAGCCGACCTGCGATATGGGTCGTTCAACACGGTGCGCGGGCGCGTCTATGCCGAAACGCCGCTGTCGGACAGCTGGTCACTGGGCGTCGCGGCGCTGGGCGAATTTGGCGAGGGGTGGCAGAAAATCCCCTCCGGCGACAATCTGGGCAACCGCAATGTCGTCGCGGGGAAGCTGGCGCTGCATTATGATGGCGAAGGGCTGGACGCGGTGTTGCAGGTCGATGGACTGCACCGGCGCCAGCACAGCGCGCCGCATAGCATGATCGCCTTCACGCCGACCTTCTTCTCCATCCTGCAATCGACCTTCATCGCGCCCTGCTGCACCGTGCCGGGCGACATCGACCGTACCGACAGCAATCCCGAGTTGAACAAGGATCAGACCGACGCGGTGAATGCATCGCTGACCCTGACAAAGGATCTGGGCGGGGCGACGTTGAAGTCGATCACCGCCTATCGCTATGTTGATGCGCTGTTCGGTCGGGACGGCGACGCGTCGTCGGCGGTCAATTATGCGGGCGACATTCATGACGAGCGGGCGCGGCAGATCAGTCAGGAATTGCAGCTGTCGCTCGATCTGGGCGGGCGCGGCACATTGTTGCTGGGCGCATTCGCCTACCGTGAAAAGACGCGCGACAATACGCGGCTGATCGTGGCGGATGGGTTGTTTGACGCGCTGGTGGCGGCAGGGCTTGATCCGTTCCCGATCGCGCCGAACTTCTCCATCCCTGCATCCTCGCTCGATTTCAACATCGATTTCCGCAACCGCCAGCGCACCGACAATCTCGCGCTGTTCGCGAACGGCAATTATGAGCTGACCGACGGCCTCTCGCTGGAACTGGGTGCGCGTTATACCTGGGAGAAGAAGAAGTTTTCCCAGTCGGCGATCCGCATCTATTCGGGCGAGCCGCTGCTGGCGGGGACGCCCAGCTATACGCTGGAAAAGAGCTGGGATGCCTTTACGCCCCGTGCCTCGCTTTCCTACAAGTTCCGGCCGAACCTGATGGCCTACGCCTCCTACTCGCGCGGCTTCCGGTCCGGCGGGTTCAACGGGCGGCCTACGTCGCTTGAGGAAATCGGTTCCTATGATCCGGAACATCTGACTTCCTACGAAGCAGGGGTGAAGGCGGGTTTTGGCCGCATCGCCACCATCAACCTTGCCGTGTTCCGCAACGAATATCGCGACCAGCAGATATTGGTATCCACCCTCAGTCCCACCGGCCTGATCGTCGTCCGTAACGAAAACGCAGGCCGGTCCCGCATTCAGGGCATCGAAGTTGAGGGCGCGTTCAAGGTGTCGCCGCGCTTTACCGTCACCGGCGCGCTCGGCTTGCTGGATGCCAAATATCTGGAATATGTTTCGATCATCAACAACGTGCCGACCGACGTCAGCAACCGCAAGCTGAAGCAGGCGCCCGATATCACCGCCAATGCCAGCGCGGTCTATCAAGCGCCGCTCAGCGACAATGTCGAAGGCGTGCTGCGGCTGGACGCAGCCTATAAGAGCCAGGTCTTTGTCGATGCGGAAAACACGCCGCTGCTGCGCCAGCCCGATCATGCGATCCTCAACGCCAGCGCCGAACTGCGCTTTGCGGACAGCGGCCTGTCGGTGCGCGTGGGCGTCGATAACATCACCGATCGCCGTATCATCACGGCGGGCTATGATGCATCGACCAGCTTCGGCTTTACGGAGGCCTATTATTCGCCGCCCCGCCGCTACAGCGTGACGCTGGCCCTGCGACGCTGA
- a CDS encoding nuclear transport factor 2 family protein, with protein MAYTVQQLSDLEDIRMLKHRYFRGIDTADLTLLGALFTEDLTVDYRGGTYRVRLAGRDNMLEFLANSFHSGAVAMHHGHMPEITLTGENDAEGLWYLEDIFIDVERGSHTIGSAIYRDVYRREDGVWKIARTEYDRVFEMIRPLAADAQITSHHLATAGRKPEQRSDISHLIEWEAA; from the coding sequence ATGGCTTATACCGTGCAGCAGCTGAGCGATCTGGAAGATATCCGGATGCTCAAGCATCGCTATTTCCGGGGAATCGACACGGCCGATCTGACGCTGCTCGGCGCCCTGTTCACGGAAGACCTGACCGTTGATTATCGTGGCGGCACCTATCGCGTCCGGCTGGCTGGCCGTGACAATATGCTGGAGTTCCTTGCGAACAGCTTCCATTCCGGCGCGGTCGCCATGCATCACGGCCACATGCCCGAAATCACTCTGACCGGCGAAAATGACGCCGAGGGGCTGTGGTATCTGGAGGATATCTTCATCGATGTGGAACGGGGCAGCCACACCATCGGCAGCGCCATTTACCGCGACGTCTACCGGCGTGAAGATGGCGTGTGGAAGATCGCGCGCACCGAATATGACCGCGTGTTCGAAATGATCCGTCCGCTGGCCGCCGACGCGCAGATCACCTCGCACCACCTCGCCACCGCTGGCCGCAAGCCCGAACAGCGCAGCGACATCAGCCATTTGATTGAGTGGGAAGCGGCCTGA
- a CDS encoding SDR family oxidoreductase produces MGETGVGKFAIVTGGTRGIGAAIVRRLLAEGYAVATCGRTAPDEPIGAEGKTAEFASCDIRDPAAVSDWIAQLVARHGRIDLVVNNAGGSPQADAATASPRFSERILQLNLLAPLHVAQAAYPHLKAVGGSIVNIASVSGARPSPDTAIYGAAKAGLLSLTTSLAQEWGPEVRVNAIIVGLIETETAEMTYGTQAAQDRIASSIPLKRMGRGSDIAEAVVFLGSPAAAYVSGARLEVHGGGERPLFLEIVKEEAAKA; encoded by the coding sequence GTGGGCGAAACGGGAGTTGGCAAGTTTGCGATCGTCACAGGCGGCACGCGCGGCATAGGCGCGGCGATCGTCCGGCGTTTGCTGGCGGAGGGCTATGCGGTGGCGACCTGCGGGCGCACTGCTCCGGATGAACCGATCGGGGCCGAAGGAAAGACGGCGGAATTTGCATCCTGCGACATTCGCGATCCTGCGGCGGTGTCGGACTGGATTGCCCAGCTTGTCGCGCGCCATGGCCGCATCGACCTGGTCGTCAACAATGCAGGCGGATCGCCGCAGGCCGACGCCGCGACGGCCAGCCCGCGCTTTTCCGAACGCATCCTGCAACTCAATCTGCTCGCGCCGCTGCATGTCGCGCAGGCCGCCTATCCGCATCTGAAAGCGGTGGGCGGATCGATCGTCAACATCGCCAGCGTATCAGGCGCGCGGCCCTCGCCCGACACGGCGATCTATGGCGCGGCAAAGGCGGGCCTGCTCAGCCTGACCACCAGCCTGGCGCAGGAATGGGGGCCGGAGGTGCGGGTCAACGCCATCATTGTCGGCCTGATCGAGACCGAGACGGCAGAAATGACCTATGGCACGCAGGCGGCGCAGGATCGGATCGCGTCTTCGATTCCGCTGAAGCGCATGGGCCGGGGCAGCGACATCGCCGAAGCGGTGGTGTTCCTGGGTTCGCCAGCCGCCGCCTATGTCAGCGGCGCGCGCCTTGAAGTGCATGGCGGTGGCGAACGGCCGCTGTTCCTGGAAATCGTCAAGGAAGAGGCCGCGAAGGCCTGA